The candidate division KSB1 bacterium region CGCCACCTGTTGCACGAAGTTCCTCGGCAAGCGCTCGCAGAAGAGCCAAGTAAAGCGCACGCTGAAAACCTTGCCCTTTTCCCTCAAGCGGTGTCCAAGGACCCCTGTCTCTAAGTTCAACTGTAGCCGATGCCATAAGATCGTCTATCTCAGGCAGACGGAATCTCAGACGAACATCTGCATCTTCAAAGACTGCTTGCATATGCTGTCTTATTCTCTGCTCAATGCGCCTAAGCTCTTCGGGTCTTTCATCAACAATTTTGCCTTCCGTTTCAATAACATTGAACCGCCGCGCTGCCTTATCAAGGGTGTTTTTTACCTCCGATTCCAACTGTGCTGATACCTGCTCTACGATTTGCTTTAGAAGCTTCCCTAATGTAGCTGAACTTTTGGCCTGAGCTTCCTCATTCGGATCTTTGAATGCCTCAATAAAGATAGGTTCAGGCAAAAGCTGTTTGAGGGCGTTTTCAATGCCAGTAGGTAAACCAAAAGCATTTCCAGCCGGTTGCCATAGCTCCAACTTCCCAAGACCCAATGGCGAACGAGAAGCCAAGCGTCTAATTCGCAATCTATCATCAATAACACAGTTAGCTATCTTGGTTCGATGTCTTTCATCGCACAAAGGCAAATATTCGCCTACACCCTCGAAAACCGCTTCAAGAACAATCTGTTCGGCCTTTTGTGTTTCGTGCGTGTAAAAATCACTGTCAGACAAATCGCGTGCAGTTCCCTCGAGCAGCAATTTTAGAGCCAGTAGCACAGCAGATTTTCCTGAATTGTTCCTACCAATCAAGATGGTGTAATCGTAGAGCGGTATCTCGATGTTGGCTAGAGAGCGAAACCCCTCAACTCGAAAACTCGATAGCTTCATCATAGTAAGTACAAATCTCCAATGTCCCACAGTTTAGCAAGATCGCGGGCTAACGGCTCGCGCTTCAGCCGCCTCGAGCGAGCGAAGCGAGCGGAGCACGGTCGGCTGGAGCGAGTGGTTAGGCGGCTTTTCCTTTAACAGGCGCACTCTCGATAAAATAACGACGTGTACCATCTAGTTCTAGCAATTCTTTGTACATCCGTGCGTACTTCTCTGTTTCTGTAGGCTCAGATGTTGCTACGACACTCACTATGCGATTGTCAGGTCCAATAAAAACTTCCCATGCTATTCTACCTTTGGTTTCAACTACAAAAAATCTTCTCAGGTGAGCAGGTGTTACTCGTGCGTCAGCAACATATGTCTCAACGCCCAATTTAACTTGTGTTGAAAGTATCTCTTTGACTTCGTCATTATCTAATTCTTCTGGACGACTAATAAAAAACACTCTTTTTATCTTGCCACCACCAGCGATGAACCTTGCCATTGCTTGCTCCATTGGCTGGTTTTTCCAGAAATACCTTTGATAAGGAAGGCTGGTAGCTAGAAACGTTGCGCGCGGATACGCTTCAAGTGTTCTCTTGTAGAAATAACGAAACAGATCTATGTCATGAAACTCGAAAGTTCGCCTTGTTATAGCGCGTTCAACGCTGGTGAGTAGATCTGAAATATGTTCGCCAAAAATCACATCAAGGTTCGGATCAAGTTGACTTCTCAAACTTGCAATCTTTTCTGTTGTCTCTTGGTGGACATAAGAGCGTAAATCAAGCACAGCCGATTCCAAGACTCCAAGTTTATTTACAATGCCAGAAGTCATATATCCTAACAAGATACTCACCAAAAGGAGAGTTAAAGTGGGTATATGTGCCGCAAGCCAAGGAATAGCGTCTAGGAATCCTAACAAGTCCAGAAGTGAGACGAGCCCACTCAAACCCGCCGCTACATAAAATACATATTCTTCGATGGACTTTGTTTTAGATGTATTTGGCTTTGTCATAGCTACTGATCTCTGCATAGCTTTCTATAGCCTACCGCCTAACGGCCAGGGCTCAGCCACGTCGCGGAGCGCATCGGAGCAACGTCGGCTGCAACCCGTTGTTGGGCGGCTCTCCCAGCGTGCGAATACAACTTACATCCTGTTTAGGTCAAATAACGTGCTTTTCTGCACGGGATAGATTGGTCGGCTTGAACAGAATTACCACTACGACTGCCCACACCATGATCAGCGTGCTAATGATAGCCGAAACCATCCCTACTTTGCACGCCGTGCACCCAGTGGTGGAAATTGAATACACCATGAAGTAAAGTCACCATCAAAATACTGCCGCCAGTGCTATTGTACAGCCAAGTAAATACAATGGCTCCTGCAAGAACCCCCAGCAAGAATCCGATGACAATTGTGGGGTCGTAGAGGTAGAAAAAGGCAGACAGATGCCAGAGTGCCCAAAACACCCACAGAATAACAGTGGCGGAAAGTGCACTGTGATTCTTCTGCAACCTGGGGAGCGCATACCCACGCCAACCAGTCTCTTCGCCAATACCATAGGTCAATAGCCATAAGAACGAAGAGCCCAAACCGAGGTTGGGAAGAAAATCAACCTGACCTAGTAGGCTTAAGTCCAGCAACTGTCCTTGTATGAGACGAAGCACAAGGGCAACAATCACGTACAGCGCAAGCGGCGAGATAGCCACAAGCCACCACATTGGTTACACACGCCACTTCAATATTCG contains the following coding sequences:
- a CDS encoding CPBP family intramembrane metalloprotease, translated to MGSSFLWLLTYGIGEETGWRGYALPRLQKNHSALSATVILWVFWALWHLSAFFYLYDPTIVIGFLLGVLAGAIVFTWLYNSTGGSILMVTLLHGVFNFHHWVHGVQSRDGFGYH